The sequence TAAATTCCTCACCCAAAATAAATGCCTGTGCAAGGCCATCGGGCGATGGCTGAATTTTATACGACAGCTTCAACCCTAACTGCGATCCGTCGCCAAATAGTTTTTCGTATAAACCAATATCTTCAGGCGTTGAAATGATAAGTATCTCACGAATTCCTGCCAGCATTAATACCGACAAAGGGTAATAAATCATTGGTTTGTCGTAAACCGGAATTATTTGTTTTGAGATTGAACGTGTAATTGGATAAAGACGTGTTCCTGAACCGCCGGCTAAAATTATTCCCTTCATTTTATGTGGTTTATTTGTTGTTAAAATAACAGGCTTCAAAAGTAAATAAAAGAAAACCGGAATGCAATCCAAAATAACAGCATAAAACTAAAGTATGTTAATCACAAGGCATTTTAAGGTAAAAATCGCCTCAATTTTGCTCTATTTCAATAAAATAACACGAATCTTTTGTTTTAATTGAATTTAGTTATAATTTTGCGCGCGCAAATTTTAACAAATATAAAGTCTAACTCATTAATTTAATTAAAATTACATGACAGAAGAGAAGAAAAAAGATCTTGAACAAGAAGTGCCAGAAACTCCTGTTCAGGACGAACAAAAAGAAGTAGTTGCAGAAACTACAGAAGCTCCGGTTGAAGAAACTGCAGCAGAAGAAAAAGCGGAAGCTCCTAAAGCAGAAGCAAAAAAAGAAGAAAAGGCCGTTGAAACATCAGCAGAAGCAGATGCGGATTTTGACTGGGCAAGCCTTGAAACAGGTACAGATGCATACTCAGAAACAGAAAGAGGTGATCTGGAAAACCTGTACAACAACACACTTAACACCGTAACAGAAAAAGAAGTTCTGGAAGGAAAAGTTATTTCGTTGAACAAACGCGAAGTAGTTGTTGACATAGGTTACAAGTCGGACGGTATTGTTAGCTTGAACGAATTCCGCTACAATCCAGAGTTGAAAGTAGGCGACGCAGTAGATGTTTACATCGAAAGTCTTGAAGATAAAAAAGGACAGATGATCCTTTCGCACAAAAAAGCGCGTGCAACACGTTCTTGGGAGCGTGTTAACGAATCGCTTGAAAACGATGAAATCATCAAGGGATACATCAAATGTCGTACTAAAGGTGGTATGATCGTTGACGTATTTGGCATTGAAGCATTCTTGCCAGGTTCGCAAATTGATGTTAAACCTATCCGCGATTACGATATTTACGTTGGTAAAACAATGGAATTCAAAGTTGTTAAAATCAACCACGAATACCGTAACGTTGTTGTTTCTCACAAAGCACTTATCGAGGCTGAGCTTGAGCAACAGAAAAAAGAAATTATCGCTAAACTTGAAAAAGGTCAGGTATTGGAAGGAACCGTTAAAAACGTTACTTCATACGGTGTATTTATGGACCTTGGTGGTGTTGACGGATTGATCCACATCACTGACTTGAGCTGGGGACGTATTTCTCACCCAAGCGAGATCGTTGAATTAGACCAGAAACTAAACGTTGTTATCCTTGATTTTGATGATAACAAAAAACGTATTGCTCTTGGTCTGAAACAATTGACTCCTCACCCATGGGATAACCTGGACTCAGAGTTGAAAGTTGGCGACAAAGTAAAAGGTAAAGTTGTTGTTATTGCCGACTACGGTGCATTCGTTGAGATTGCTCCTGGAGTTGAAGGATTGATCCATGTTTCAGAAATGAGCTGGAGCCAGCACCTGCGCAGTGCACAAGACTTCTTAAGCGTTGGCGACGAAGTTGAAGCAGCAATTCTTACATTGGACCGCGACGAGCGTAAAATGTCGTTGGGTATCAAGCAACTGAAAGAAGATCCTTGGTCGAAAATCGATACTGAATACGCTGTTGGTAGCAAACACGCTGCAAAAGTTCGTAACTTCACAAACTTTGGTGTATTTGTAGAAATTACTGAAGGTGTTGACGGTTTAATTCACATTTCAGACCTGAGCTGGACGAAAAAGATCAAGCACCCATCAGAATTCACTGCAATTGGTGCAGAAATTGAAGTTGTTGTACTTGACATCGACAAAGACAATCGTCGTTTAAGTTTAGGACACAAACAACTGGAAGAAAATCCATGGGATGTATTCGAAACAATTTTCACTGCTGATTCAATTCACGAAGGAACCGTTATTGAATTAATGGACAAAGGTGCTGTTATTGCACTTCCTTACGGTGTTGAAGGTTTTGCAACTCCTCGTCATCTGGTTAAAGAAGATGGTTCTTCTGTTAAGCAAGACGAAAAACTTGATTTCAAAGTTATCGAGTTCAACAAATCGGCAAAACGAATCATTGTTTCTCACTCTCGTATTTACGAAGATGCTAAACGTGCAGCTGATGGCGAACAGCGTAAAGCTCAGAAAAGCTCTAACAAGCGCGCCATGAAATCAGTAAGCGATAACATCGAAAAAACAACTCTTGGCGACATCAGCGAATTAGCTGCTCTGAAATCGCAAATGGAGAAAGAAGAGAAAAAAGACAAATAAGCACTTGGTGAATTTAATTTGATTTTCGTAAATTGAAGCATGGCATTCGAGATTCGAAAAAACGAAAAGTATACCTTAGTAAAGGTAAACACCGACAGATTAGACACCAACAATGCACCCGATCTTAAATCGGAGCTGGTAGTTATTAATAGCGAAGGTGAAAAAAACATCATTCTTGATTTGAGCAGTGTAAATTACTGCGATTCTTCAGGTCTAAGATCAGTTTTAGTAGCCAACCGGTTATGCGAAGATGCAATAGGAACTTTTATCCTTTGCGGTTTGCAGCCCGATGTAGAAAACCTGGTACAGATTTCGATGCTTCACACCGTTTTGTTAATTACAGAAACAGAAGAAGAAGCAGAGAAATTATTAGAAAAGAAAGAAAACCTGTAATTACAGCATGTCTTTCGAACTAACTATACTGGGAAGCAACTCTGCATTACCGACTTCTAACAGATATCCAACTGCCCAGGTACTTCAGGTACCTGGGCGTTGTTTTTTAATCGATTGCGGAGAAGGCACCCAAATACAACTCAGAAGAAACAGGATTAGTTTCAGCAATATCCAACACATTTTTATTTCTCATTTGCATGGCGACCATTACTACGGTTTGATTGGACTTTTATCGACCATGAACCTGCTTGGTGTTAAATGTGATGTACATATTTACGCTCCTTCTGAACTTAAAACACTTATTCAGCCACAACTCGACTTTATTCGTGGTGAAATGAGTATTAAACCGATCTTTCATCCGCTAAACCTAAAAAAGCCTGATACCATTTTTGAAAATAAAACGGTTGAAGTGATTTCATTTCCGGTAAAACATAGTATTCCAACATTGGGGTTTTTGTTCCGCGAAAAACAAAAGCCGGCCAATATTAAAAAGGAAATGATAAAATACTACAATATTCCGCTGGCCGAAATTAAAAACATAAAGGCAGGTGCCGATTTTGAAACAAAAAGCGGAGAAATAATTCAAAACGAAAAACTTACAACTCCGCCGCCAAAACCAAAGTCGTATGCGTTTTGCACCGATACGGCTTTTCATCCTCCAATTGCAGAAGTTATAAATGGTGTTGACCTCCTGTATCACGAGGCCACTTTTTTGGAAGATTTAAGACCCCTTGCTGAAAAAACGCTTCATTCCACTGCCCGGCAAGCAGCAGAGATGGCTAAACGCTGTAATGCGTCGAAACTGTTAATAGGACACTTCTCAAGCCGGTTTAAAAGACTCGAAGAATTTAAAAACGAGGCGAAGCAAGTTTTTGAAAACACAGAACTGGCACTCGAGGGAAAAAAATTCAAGATTTAATTTTCTTCTTCACCCTCAAAAAATCCTTTGTCGAAATTTACCAGGTACAATTTCTCTGTAGGTCGGGTAAAAGCAGTATACAACCACCTATAATACTCAGTATCCAGCATGTCTTCGGTGAGGTAACCATGATCGATAAACACAGCTTTCCACTGACCGCCCTGTGCTTTATGGCAGGTTAATGCATAAGCATATTTTACCTGTAATGCATTAAAATACGGATTTTCCTTTATCTTTTTCCAGCGCTCCTTCTTATTTCGGATATCCAGGTAATCTTCCGAAACTGCATCGAAAAGTTCGCGATTTCGTTCGTAGGGAAAAGAAGCAGACTCGATACTCAATGTTTCTAAAAATATTTTACAATCAAGCTCAACATCCTCATAGTCAACAAAGCGTAAACACACATCTGCAAACCGAAAACCATACAACTCCTCGTACCCGTAAATTGAAATAATTTCCGCAATGTCGCCATTGGCTATAAAATCAAGCTTATCGTCTTCCCCTGGCCAGAAATAATTGTTTTTAACCACCATCAGCAAGTCGCCACGTTCAATCTCATTCTCTTTGTACAGTATCGAACCGCGTATTCCTTTATTGAACAGGTTGGCTCGTTTATTCGAACGCGTAACTACCGTAGTGTCAAAAAAGCCATATTTGTCGTAACACGATGATATGGTTTCAATCAGCTCTTCTCCGGAAACACGCTCTACATCTGGGTAATTATTAGTATCTATTGGAAAGAAGCCTTCATAAATCTGTTCACTTACCAGTTCACGCATTTCAGTGGCATTGTTTAAAATACCGGAACCTTTTGCTTGCCTCACGACTTCTTTTAGTTCTACTTCGCTAACTGAAAAACCATATTGCTCAAGGCTA comes from uncultured Draconibacterium sp. and encodes:
- a CDS encoding AAA family ATPase encodes the protein MIKNHLKAILTEKLGFSPTNCQARLIETIATFISGAEPDRIMLIKGYAGTGKTTMIYSLTQCLLSLKIRSVLMAPTGRAAKVMSAYSGMPAFTIHKKIYRQKSSADGFGGFVLNKNLYKNTYFIVDEASMISNELSENSVFGSGRLLDDLLEYVYSGENCHLVLVGDTAQLPPVGLNISPALEAFSLEQYGFSVSEVELKEVVRQAKGSGILNNATEMRELVSEQIYEGFFPIDTNNYPDVERVSGEELIETISSCYDKYGFFDTTVVTRSNKRANLFNKGIRGSILYKENEIERGDLLMVVKNNYFWPGEDDKLDFIANGDIAEIISIYGYEELYGFRFADVCLRFVDYEDVELDCKIFLETLSIESASFPYERNRELFDAVSEDYLDIRNKKERWKKIKENPYFNALQVKYAYALTCHKAQGGQWKAVFIDHGYLTEDMLDTEYYRWLYTAFTRPTEKLYLVNFDKGFFEGEEEN
- a CDS encoding ribonuclease Z, with the protein product MSFELTILGSNSALPTSNRYPTAQVLQVPGRCFLIDCGEGTQIQLRRNRISFSNIQHIFISHLHGDHYYGLIGLLSTMNLLGVKCDVHIYAPSELKTLIQPQLDFIRGEMSIKPIFHPLNLKKPDTIFENKTVEVISFPVKHSIPTLGFLFREKQKPANIKKEMIKYYNIPLAEIKNIKAGADFETKSGEIIQNEKLTTPPPKPKSYAFCTDTAFHPPIAEVINGVDLLYHEATFLEDLRPLAEKTLHSTARQAAEMAKRCNASKLLIGHFSSRFKRLEEFKNEAKQVFENTELALEGKKFKI
- the rpsA gene encoding 30S ribosomal protein S1, with protein sequence MTEEKKKDLEQEVPETPVQDEQKEVVAETTEAPVEETAAEEKAEAPKAEAKKEEKAVETSAEADADFDWASLETGTDAYSETERGDLENLYNNTLNTVTEKEVLEGKVISLNKREVVVDIGYKSDGIVSLNEFRYNPELKVGDAVDVYIESLEDKKGQMILSHKKARATRSWERVNESLENDEIIKGYIKCRTKGGMIVDVFGIEAFLPGSQIDVKPIRDYDIYVGKTMEFKVVKINHEYRNVVVSHKALIEAELEQQKKEIIAKLEKGQVLEGTVKNVTSYGVFMDLGGVDGLIHITDLSWGRISHPSEIVELDQKLNVVILDFDDNKKRIALGLKQLTPHPWDNLDSELKVGDKVKGKVVVIADYGAFVEIAPGVEGLIHVSEMSWSQHLRSAQDFLSVGDEVEAAILTLDRDERKMSLGIKQLKEDPWSKIDTEYAVGSKHAAKVRNFTNFGVFVEITEGVDGLIHISDLSWTKKIKHPSEFTAIGAEIEVVVLDIDKDNRRLSLGHKQLEENPWDVFETIFTADSIHEGTVIELMDKGAVIALPYGVEGFATPRHLVKEDGSSVKQDEKLDFKVIEFNKSAKRIIVSHSRIYEDAKRAADGEQRKAQKSSNKRAMKSVSDNIEKTTLGDISELAALKSQMEKEEKKDK
- a CDS encoding STAS domain-containing protein, whose amino-acid sequence is MAFEIRKNEKYTLVKVNTDRLDTNNAPDLKSELVVINSEGEKNIILDLSSVNYCDSSGLRSVLVANRLCEDAIGTFILCGLQPDVENLVQISMLHTVLLITETEEEAEKLLEKKENL